The Leptospira montravelensis nucleotide sequence TTCCATTGGCATCTTTCACAAATCCAGTAACAAAAGAAGGTTTTGCCACCATAAAAATAGGATCTGTTAGATTTACGTTTTTTGTTCCCCCTGTTGGTGAAGCAGTAAACAAAAAGGATCGAGAGGCCAAATAAAAAACAGGATTGGATACTTCTAAATAATATACACCGTTTGAAAGAGAACTCCCTTCGATGACAAAACTTCCATTTCCCGTAATTTGTGCCGTTTGTAAAATTGCACCTTGTTCGTTCTTTAATTTGATAGTGAATATAGAAGTAGTATCAGAAGCGATTGCTCCATTCAGTATATTTCCTGTTAGGTGAATATCACTTTCTGTAGCCGCCATCCAAGGAAGACTTGTTTCTCCCAAGTCAACAATAGCCACTGTATTTGGATTGGTTCCAGGAAAGGTGAAATGTATAAATTCAGAAGTATTAGCAAAAGGTTGTCCAGATACTTCGACTGAATCTCCCGAATATACAACAGTATAATTTCCGTTAGGCAATGGATTGATGTTAATGACATAGGATCCGTTTGCATTGGTGACACCAGTTCCAATAGTGTTTCCACTTGCATCAACGATCGAAACTGTAATTCCAGCCACAGGACCAGCAGGTACGAGGACGCCGCCACCGGAAAATCCAGGACTTGTCACTAAACCTACAAATTGTGCTGGACCTTGACCATAATACAAACGTTCTGCGAGAAGATTTCCGACATTCACTAAAGTATAAGGAGATTGGGTAGGATCGAATACATAGGAAAAGTCTTGGTAGGAATAATTGAGTCCGAAACCTGTATTGATAAGAACTCTGTAGTTATTATTGGGAAGATCACTTAAATCAAAAATGAATTTTCCATCGGATCCTGCGTTCGTTGTCGCAACGAGAGTGTTAGCGTTTCCATTGGCAACTTCGATTTTTACAGAAATTAAAGTAAGATCAATACAACCAGGCGCTGCAGGTGCACCAGGATTTCCACAGACAACGTTTGCGGGAACACCAGAGACCACAGGAACAATCGTACCTATGATGCGAGCTTTTCCGTGATTGGGTACTTCTTGTTCGGAATTGTTTCCAGGAACCTCTTCTGGATCGGTGACACCGACAGAGTCTCCAGGGGTAGGAAGAGGAACACCATTAGAGTCTGGAGGAGTGTCTAAACCGCCGCTAGAATCAGCTACCGCACCACCAGTACCTAATAGGAACCAGAAAGGCATCGATTTCTTTTTTCGGGAACATCCCACAAAAACCAAAGATATGAGAACGAGTACAGTAAAGATTCCTCGAACGCGCATAAACCTACCCTCTAATCAAAATTCGCTTTGTAGTCATACTACAGTTTTTCAGATCTACTTCGGGAAATACCTAAATTTCGCCGGAGTTTACCTTTTGTAGTTCGTTTCCGTACACAAATCAAATCTTTTTTAGGGCTATCGGCAAAAAAAAATCCAACCTTACCTTTTCGCAGGAAAAAACAATCTCCCGAGGAATTTAGATTGCCCCAAACTTCCCTCCTAGGGCTTACTCAAAGCGAAATATGTGGGAGAATTGGATCACAGCGGAACAGTGGAAACTCCTGATGATTCCCTTTACCTACGGATTTGTTGGATGGGTGACTAACTGGCTTGCCCTAAAAATGACGTTTTATCCCATCCAATTTGTGGGAATTCCCCCTTACTTAGGGTGGCAGGGCATCATACCAAGAAAAGCCCATAAAATGGCGAGTAAGTCGGTGGATGTCATCACCGAACGCCTTCTCAACATCAAAGAAGTATTTTTAAAAGTAGATCCCAAAAAGGCAGAATTGGTATTTTTGCCAGCTTTAGAGTCTAGCATACGCTATACGATGAAAGAGTTTTCAGATACACTCGATCCAAAACTTTGGGATATGATCCCCCAAGTAGTCAAAGAAGAAATTTACCATAAAGTCAAACGAGAAAGTGGTGTTACCATTAGAAAGGTGATTCGAAAACTCCAAAATGATATCGATTCCTTATTTGATGTAAAGGCCTTAGTGTTAAAAAAACTTTCAGGTAAAAATGTTGGCCTCGTGGTTGAACTTTTTAAAGAAGTGGGGGCTCCTGAATTTCGCTTCATTGAAAGATCAGGGTTTTATTTTGGATTTTTACTTGGGTTTGTCCAAATGATATTTATGATTTATTTTCCATTGGTTTGGACTCTACCCATCCAAGGTGTGATTGTTGGATACCTAACCAATTACCTTGCTTTGGAAATGATCTTTCGTCCTCTTTTGCCTAAAAAGTTTTTAGGAATTTTTACTTACCAAGGTTTGTTTTTAAAAAGACAATCCGAGGTTTCCAGGTTATATGCAAAACTCGTGAGCGAAAAAATCCTCACGCCGAAAAATATATTATCGGAACTTATTTTTGGAAAGGCTTCTGATGATATTATAAACATCATTCGGAAGGAAGTAATCTCTCATGTGGATACGGTTACCTTCCTTGCCAAACCAGCGTTATTTGCTGCTGGGAAAATCGAAGAGTTTGATGCGGCAAAAGAAAGGATCGCTGTGGCAATGGCAGACAATGCAGTTGAAAAATCATTTCACTTAGAAGAATATTTAGGGGAAGCTTTAGAAATTGAAACAATGATGGGGGACAGAATGTCCGCACTTCCACCAAAGGAATTTGAATCTATTTTAAGATCTGCCTTTCAAGAAGATGAACTTTTGTTAATTTTAGTGGGTGCTGCACTTGGTGCAATGGTCGGTTGGTTTCAAATGGTATTTCTTGTATGACAAAAACAATTCTAATCACCGGAGGAAGTGGTGTTTTAGGAAAACAACTTTTATTTGGATTGATTGATGATTTTAAAATCATCGCCATTGGAAAAAATTATTCCAATTTTCCAGACTCCCTTCGTTTTCATAAAAATTTTAAGTTCTACGAGAGAGATCTTTCTAAAATACATTCTATCGATGAATTGATGATTCCCGAACCGATTGATTTGATCCTTCATTTAGCCGCAGTGGTATCTGGAATCAAAGTTACCGAAGAAGTTTACCACCAAATCAATGTTTATTCCACAAAACTTCTTGTAGAATTTGCAAAATCAAAAAACGTTCCCCACTTTGGATTTGTTAGTTCAGTTTCTGTTTATGGATCAAAAGAAGTCAGTTTAGAAATTGGCAGTGAAAGGACAGGAAAATCCATATATGCAAAAACAAAGGCTATGGCTGAAGATTACGTACTACATTCTGGAAAACCATATTCAGTATTTCGAATGGCAAGTATTTATGGAAAAGGAACAAAAAGTTTTATTTCCAAATTACGCTCTTTAATCAAACTAAAAATATATCCTTATATTTCTTCCGATCGCAAAAAATCCCTAATTCATATCGATGATGCTACGAAAGCCCTAGTAATATGGACCAAACAAACATTAAATGGAAAACCTCCACAACCAGTTTATGTGTTTTCGCATCCTGAATTTGTGACAGTAAACCAAGTCATTCGAACCTTCCAAGAACTGAAAATCATAGGAAAGTTTTTAATACCCATCCCAGTAGGCGGATTTTGGGGGAAATTAGTGGAATGGATTTTCCGATTGATTTCCTATGTAAGGCAAAAACCCTTTCACGGCTCTCCCCTCCAACCGCTATTAGAATCCGTGGCAGTTTACGATGCCCAATCTTTTGCAAATTTAGGATTTTTTCCAGAACGAGATTTACGAAAAGGTCTCACTGACTATCAATAATGAAGGTACTGGGGGCCGATATTCAAAGTATGAAAAAGCGATTTTGTCTAATTGTTTTATTATGTCTTACTATTTCTCATTTGGATGCAGCAACTTGGATTGAAGATTCGTTGAGTTTTGCTTTTGAATATCCAAGGGGTTGGGCAAAATCTGTTTTGCGGTATCCAGATACAGTTCGTATCCAGTTGTCCAAAACCAATAGAGAAGCAATTTTACAAATTGATGTGGCGCGTCGTACCAAAGAATACGATATCGACCGGTTTATTGAAGAAACAATGGATACATTTTTAACAAAGTACCCTGACTTAAAATTAGTTAGGGAAAAATTGCTTGAGAACGAAGTGGCAGGATTTGATGAATCCGTCTTTGTTGTATTACACTATACAGAACAAAAACAGTTAGTTTCGAATCGATTTTTATTTCATAGAAAAGGTGGATTATACTACGTAATTCAAGCAAAAACATCCAGAGCTCTTTTTTCTAAATATTCAAAAGACCTTGACTTAGTAATGAAAAGTTTCCGTCGAGAAACTCGTATCAAAAATAGATGGCGTAACGACAGTTTGGCGTATTTAGACCCAGTAAAAGACGAAAGAATCATCCAATACGTTTCCATTACCATCCGACCTATCGATTCATATCCTAGGGAACAGGGAACAAAAAACAACCAAGAGGATGGCTGGCTGTTTTCTGTGGAAGGAAATAAAAAACCAAATCCGGCAGA carries:
- a CDS encoding DUF445 domain-containing protein — its product is MIPFTYGFVGWVTNWLALKMTFYPIQFVGIPPYLGWQGIIPRKAHKMASKSVDVITERLLNIKEVFLKVDPKKAELVFLPALESSIRYTMKEFSDTLDPKLWDMIPQVVKEEIYHKVKRESGVTIRKVIRKLQNDIDSLFDVKALVLKKLSGKNVGLVVELFKEVGAPEFRFIERSGFYFGFLLGFVQMIFMIYFPLVWTLPIQGVIVGYLTNYLALEMIFRPLLPKKFLGIFTYQGLFLKRQSEVSRLYAKLVSEKILTPKNILSELIFGKASDDIINIIRKEVISHVDTVTFLAKPALFAAGKIEEFDAAKERIAVAMADNAVEKSFHLEEYLGEALEIETMMGDRMSALPPKEFESILRSAFQEDELLLILVGAALGAMVGWFQMVFLV
- a CDS encoding NAD-dependent epimerase/dehydratase family protein codes for the protein MTKTILITGGSGVLGKQLLFGLIDDFKIIAIGKNYSNFPDSLRFHKNFKFYERDLSKIHSIDELMIPEPIDLILHLAAVVSGIKVTEEVYHQINVYSTKLLVEFAKSKNVPHFGFVSSVSVYGSKEVSLEIGSERTGKSIYAKTKAMAEDYVLHSGKPYSVFRMASIYGKGTKSFISKLRSLIKLKIYPYISSDRKKSLIHIDDATKALVIWTKQTLNGKPPQPVYVFSHPEFVTVNQVIRTFQELKIIGKFLIPIPVGGFWGKLVEWIFRLISYVRQKPFHGSPLQPLLESVAVYDAQSFANLGFFPERDLRKGLTDYQ